A part of Primulina eburnea isolate SZY01 chromosome 10, ASM2296580v1, whole genome shotgun sequence genomic DNA contains:
- the LOC140803762 gene encoding carbonic anhydrase Nec1-like: MKAMYCNILVFLILFGAKSVNAQEVDDEREFDYSKDGEKGPTKWGQIKQEWGACSNGTMQSPIDLSSERVQIILKPEKKNYEAAHAIIKNRGHDLQIEWVGDGGWTSINGDDYRLRYAHWHSPSEHTVNGRSYDMELHLVHLNTNPDVGNYKIAVVGVLYKIGRADKFISRLITDISSMMDKKNATRDLGTIDPNDINTQSKRFFRYIGSLTIPPCTQGVIWTINKKVKTVSRDQVKWLRDAVHDHAEENARPLQERNSRDVELYLPLLNTNN, translated from the exons ATGAAGGCCATGTACTGCAATATTCTCGTGTTCTTAATTCTGTTTGGAGCAAAATCTGTCAATGCTCAAGAAGTAG ATGATGAACGAGAGTTCGATTACTCAAAAGATGGCGAAAAGGGTCCAACGAAATGGGGACAAATCAAGCAAGAATGGGGTGCATGCAGCAATGGAACCATGCAATCTCCGATAGACTTGTCCAGTGAAAGGGTTCAAATAATTTTAAAGCCAGAGAAGAAGAATTACGAGGCCGCACATGCAATAATCAAGAATAGAGGTCATGATTTACAA ATTGAATGGGTTGGTGATGGTGGATGGACGTCGATTAACGGAGACGACTATCGTCTCCGATATGCCCACTGGCATTCTCCCTCCGAACACACCGTCAACGGTAGAAG TTACGACATGGAGTTGCACTTGGTACACCTAAACACAAACCCAGACGTTGGAAATTATAAGATTGCTGTTGTCGGTGTCTTGTACAAGATTGGCAGAGCCGATAAATTTATCTCCAGG TTAATCACAGATATATCCTCGATGATGGATAAGAAGAATGCAACGAGGGACTTAGGTACAATTGATCCAAACGATATTAATACACAGAGTAAAAGGTTTTTCAGATATATTGGATCTCTCACTATTCCGCCATGTACACAAGGAGTTATTTGGACAATCAATAAAAAG GTGAAGACTGTTTCAAGGGATCAAGTGAAGTGGCTTAGAGATGCTGTGCATGAT CATGCGGAGGAAAACGCCAGGCCGTTGCAAGAACGCAATAGTCGAGACGTAGAACTTTACTTGCCATTATTAAATACAAACAACTGA
- the LOC140803769 gene encoding zinc finger protein ZAT5-like: MQVDREMITIKGKRSKRPRPSSPLALTISAASSYSRAELGGGGTMSTVELSSCSDNSGEFTPSNADEEEEYMADCLILLSGGESRISSQPRVAVHTGTVELYQCKTCNKSFPSFQALGGHRSSHKKPNNKPMLSLEEKPPLPRNKQESTLSLPFSNPAFDCTSPPQSKCRVHECSLCGAEFASGQALGGHMRRHRPIPPLHAAANSSHGESQEVKRPRNLLSLDLNLPAQEDDRADQSKFPFATKEEVIVFSTSSLIDCHY; encoded by the coding sequence ATGCAAGTTGACCGAGAAATGATTACGATAAAGGGGAAACGCAGCAAGCGGCCGAGGCCCTCCTCCCCGCTCGCATTGACCATATCGGCCGCTAGCTCATATAGCAGGGCCGAGCTCGGAGGCGGTGGAACAATGAGTACTGTCGAACTCTCCAGCTGTTCTGATAATTCAGGCGAGTTCACGCCGAGTAATGCGGATGAGGAGGAGGAATACATGGCTGACTGCTTGATTCTCTTATCCGGAGGAGAATCCCGGATATCATCGCAGCCCCGGGTGGCGGTGCATACGGGCACGGTGGAGCTCTACCAGTGCAAGACTTGTAACAAAAGTTTCCCTTCATTCCAGGCTTTGGGCGGCCACAGATCAAGCCACAAAAAACCCAATAATAAACCAATGCTTTCCCTAGAAGAGAAGCCGCCATTACCAAGAAACAAGCAAGAATCAACTCTCTCGCTTCCATTCTCAAATCCAGCTTTCGACTGCACTTCTCCTCCTCAAAGCAAATGTAGGGTCCATGAATGTTCATTGTGTGGAGCTGAATTCGCCTCCGGTCAGGCGCTAGGCGGCCACATGCGCCGGCACAGGCCGATTCCTCCGCTGCATGCGGCGGCAAATAGTAGCCACGGTGAATCTCAAGAAGTCAAAAGGCCGAGGAATCTTTTGTCTTTAGACCTTAATCTTCCAGCCCAGGAAGATGATCGCGCGGATCAGTCGAAGTTTCCTTTCGCTACGAAAGAAGAAGTCATCGTCTTCTCCACCTCTTCTTTGATCGATTGCCATTACTGA
- the LOC140842584 gene encoding LOW QUALITY PROTEIN: pre-mRNA-splicing factor ATP-dependent RNA helicase DEAH7-like (The sequence of the model RefSeq protein was modified relative to this genomic sequence to represent the inferred CDS: deleted 1 base in 1 codon), producing MERNGDGVQLDLDKITDTLEPEDTTTGGLFVPGKDRVMFRPPEKKSMLGLDVLARKKREELNMEGAFMVPKDRVASIAASLNEEDEMSLHSGIDELESNVSNDVHKYSNRQYRELATSKTSNSGTVVTEEICNTEMYVNRCADDRVKVSAKSTGRSRQRSPSSDLVHYDRSRSKCVEECRSSCNAGRNRHSFVREGRTHRESSQSRQRVPGEDYGRKRYRHDSSRKSPGRSDWDDGRWEWEDTPRRDGHSSSSRHHRPSPSPMLVGASPDARLVSPWLGGRTPNSTAAASPWDIIVPSPTPVRASGSSVRSASSRYGGKSNQIAFSANKLKSAEDEEDGLDGSEDQNREISESIRLEMEYNSDRAWYDREEGGALNDADTSSLFLGDEASFQRKEAELAKRLTRRDGSKMTLSQSKKLSQLTADNAQWEDRQLMRSGAVRGTEVQTTFDDEDERKVILLVHDTKPPFLDGRIVYTKQAEPIMPIKDPTSDMAVISRKGSTLVREIHEKQSMNKSRQRFWELAGSKLGEILGVEKTAEQIDADTAVVGEQGEVDFKEDAKFAQHLKKGEAVSEFAKSKTISQQRQYLPIFSVREELLQVIRENQVVIVVGETGSGKTTQLTQYLHEDEYTSSSIVGCTQPRRVAAMSVAKRVSEEMETELGDKVGYAIRFEDVTGPNTVIKYMTDGVLLRETLKDSDLEKYRVIVMDEAHERSLSTDVLFGILKKVVARRRDFKLIVTSATLNAQKFSNFFGSVPVFHIPGRTFPVQILYSKTPCEDYVEAAVKQTMTIHITSAPGDILIFMTGQDEIEATCYALSERMEQLIASKKDAPKLSILPIYSQLPADLQAKIFQKAEDGARKCIVATNIAETSLTVDGIFYVIDTGYGKIKVYNPRMGMDALQVFPVSRAAADQRAGRAGRTGPGTCYRLYTESAYLNEMLPSPVPEIQRTNLGNVVLLLKSLKIDNLLDFDFMDPPPQENILNSMYQLWVLAALNNVGSLTDLGWKMVEFPLDPPLAKMLLMGEQLECINEVLTIVSMLSVPSVFFRPKDRVEESDAAREKFFVPESDHLTLLNVYQQWKSNQYRGDWCNDHFLHVKGLRKAREVRSQLLDILKTLKIPLTSSGPDWDVVRKAICSAYFHNSARLKGIGEYVNCRNGIPCHLHPSSAIYGLGYTPDYVVYHELILTTKEYMQCATAVEPQWLAELGPMFFSVKESDTSMIEHKKRQKEEKTAMEEEMENLRKVQAGREKDSKEKEKKKRAEQQQRVSIPGLKQGSSTYLRPKRLGL from the exons ATGGAG AGAAATGGAGATGGAGTACAGCTTGACCTTGATAAAATAACAGACACTCTTGAACCAGAGGATACTACGACTGGTGGCCTTTTTGTACCTGGAAAGGATAGAGTTATGTTCAGACCTCCCGAGAAGAAATCCATGTTAG GGCTCGATGTCCTCGCAAGGAAAAAACGCGAGGAATTAAACATGGAGGGTGCATTCATGGTTCCGAAAGACCGGGTTGCTTCTATTGCAGCATCTCTCAATGAAGAAGATGAAATGTCCCTTCATTCAGGAATTGATGAATTGGAGAGTAACGTGTCTAATGATGTGCACAAGTATTCTAACAGACAATACCGTGAATTAGCAACAAGTAAAACGTCTAATTCAG GAACTGTTGTTACTGAAGAAATATGTAACACTGAAATGTATGTAAATCGCTGTGCGGATGATCGTGTTAAG GTTTCGGCTAAATCCACTGGAAGGTCCAGGCAAAGAAGTCCTAGTTCTGACCTAGTCCATTACGATAGGAGTAGAAGCAAATGTGTGGAAGAGTGCAGAAGCTCATGTAATGCCGGTAGAAATAGACATAGTTTTGTCAGGGAAGGGAGGACTCACAGAGAATCATCTCAAAGTCGTCAGAGAGTTCCGGGTGAAGATTATGGAAGAAAAAGATATAGACATGACAGTTCTAGGAAATCTCCTG GTAGATCTGACTGGGATGATGGACGGTGGGAATGGGAAGATACTCCTCGTCGCGATGGTCATAGTTCTAGCAGCAGGCACCATCGACCTTCTCCATCCCCCATGCTTGTTGGGGCCTCTCCTGATGCAAGACTTGTTTCTCCGTGGTTGGGTGGGCGGACCCCTAATTCTACCG CTGCTGCATCTCCTTGGGATATCATTGTCCCGTCCCCTACTCCAGTTCGAGCATCTGGGTCCTCTGTTAGGTCTGCAAGTTCCCGATATGGCGGAAAatctaatcagattgcattctCTGCAAATAAGTTGAAATCAGCAGAG GATGAAGAAGATGGCCTGGATGGATCTGAAGATCAGAATCGCGAGATATCAGAAAGTATACGCTTAGAAATGGAGTATAACTCTGATCGTGCATG GTATGACCGAGAAGAGGGTGGGGCCTTAAATGATGCAGATACTTCGTCACTTTTTCTCGGTGACGAGGCGTCCTTTCAGAGGAAAGAGGCAGAGTTGGCTAAGAGACTG ACACGAAGAGATGGAAGTAAGATGACGCTGTCTCAGAGCAAAAAACTATCACAACTCACTGCTGACAATGCTCAGTGGGAAGACCGCCAACTTATGAGATCAGGGGCTGTCAGAGGGACAGAGGTGCAAACTACCTTTGATGATGAGGATGAACGAAAGGTTATTCTTCTTGTGCATG ACACAAAGCCCCCTTTTCTGGATGGGAGGATTGTTTATACTAAACAAGCTGAGCCTATCATGCCAATAAAAGACCCTACATCAGATATGGCTGTAATATCTCGAAAAGGATCAACTCTTGTTAGGGAAATCCATGAAAAACAGAGCATGAACAAATCGCGGCAGCGCTTTTGGGAGCTTGCAGGTTCAAAACTAGGTGAGATTCTTGGCGTTGAGAAAACTGCAGAACAG ATTGATGCAGATACCGCTGTAGTGGGTGAACAAGGTGAAGTTGATTTCAAGGAGGATGCCAAATTCGCACAGCATTTGAAGAAAGGTGAAGCAGTGAGCGAGTTTGCTAAATCGAAAACAATATCTCAACAAAGACAGTATTTGCCCATATTTTCTGTACGAGAGGAATTACTGCAG gtgattcgTGAGAATCAGGTGGTGATAGTGGTTGGGGAAACTGGCTCTGGAAAGACCACACAATTAACTCAG TATCTGCATGAAGATGAGTACACAAGCAGCAGCATTGTTGGTTGCACACAACCAAGGCGTGTAGCAGCCATGAGTGTAGCCAAAAGAGTGAGTGAAGAGATGGAAACTGAGCTTGGTGATAAAGTTGGATATGCGATACGGTTCGAGGATGTGACAGGACCTAATACGGTTATCAAG TACATGACTGATGGTGTGCTTTTGAGGGAGACACTTAAAGATTCAGATCTGGAAAAATATAG GGTCATTGTGATGGATGAAGCCCATGAACGATCCTTGAGCACAGATGTGCTGTTTGGCATCCTCAAGAAAGTTGTGGCAAGGCGCCGCGATTTCAAGCTCATTGTGACTTCTGCCACTCTTAATGCTcagaaattctcaaatttttttgGAAG CGTTCCTGTATTTCACATTCCTGGAAGAACTTTTCCTGTCCAGATCTTGTACAGTAAAACTCCTTGTGAAGATTATGTTGAAGCTGCTGTGAAACAGACTATGACGATCCACATCACTAGTGCTCCGGGTGATATTCTCATCTTCATGACTGGTCAGGATGAGATCGAGGCAACATGTTATGCTCTTTCAGAGCGCATGGAACAGTTGATTGCCTCAAAAAAGGATGCCCCAAAGCTCTCAATCCTCCCCATTTACTCCCAGCTCCCTGCTGATTTGCAGGCAAAGATTTTCCAAAAAGCTGAAGATGGTGCTCGGAAGTGTATCGTTGCTACCAACATTGCTGAGACATCTTTGACTGTTGATGGAATCTTCTATGTTATTGACACGGGTTACGGTAAAATAAAGGTGTATAACCCCCGAATGGGAATGGATGCTCTCCAAGTATTTCCTGTCAGTCGTGCTGCTGCTGATCAGCGAGCTGGGCGTGCTGGAAGAACTGGGCCAGGGACTTGTTATCGTCTTTATACCGAGAGTGCCTACCTAAATGAAATGCTTCCCAGTCCTGTCCCAGAAATCCAAAGAACCAACCTTGGCAATGTTGTTCTGTTGCTAAAGTCTCTCAAAATCGACAATTTGTTGGATTTTGACTTTATGGATCCTCCTCCTCAAGAAAACATCCTAAATTCCATGTACCAGTTGTGGGTCTTAGCCGCTTTGAACAATGTTGGGAGTCTTACAGACCTCGGTTGGAAAATGGTGGAGTTTCCACTTGATCCTCCCCTCGCCAAGATGCTGTTAATGGGTGAGCAGCTCGAATGCATCAATGAGGTTTTGACAATTGTGTCAATGCTGTCAGTACCCTCTGTTTTCTTCAGACCTAAGGATAGGGTTGAGGAGAGTGACGCAGCAAGGGAAAAGTTCTTTGTGCCAGAGTCAGACCACCTAACGCTCCTCAATGTGTATCAGCAATGGAAATCTAATCAATATCGGGGTGATTGGTGCAATGAT CATTTTCTGCACGTAAAAGGGTTGCGTAAGGCCAGAGAGGTGAGATCCCAGTTGCTGGACATTTTGAAAACTTTGAAGATTCCACTTACGTCTAGTGGCCCTGATTGGGATGTCGTGAGAAAAGCCATATGCTCAGCTTACTTTCACAATTCTGCACGTCTGAAAGGTATTGGAGAGTACGTCAACTGCAGGAATGGAATTCCATGCCACTTACATCCAAGCAGTGCCATATATGGCCTGGGTTATACTCCAGATTATGTGGTTTATCACGAGTTGATACTTACGACGAAGGAATACATGCAATGCGCTACAGCAGTTGAACCCCAGTGGCTAGCTGAGTTAGGACCCATGTTTTTCTCGGTAAAGGAGTCAGATACATCAATGATAGAGCATAAGAAGAGACAAAAGGAAGAGAAAACTGCCATGGAAGAAGAAATGGAGAACTTGAGAAAGGTCCAAGCCGGAAGGGAGAAAGATAGCAAGGAGAAGGAAAAGAAGAAGAGGGCCGAGCAACAGCAGCGAGTTTCTATACCTGGCTTGAAGCAGGGGTCGTCTACCTATTTGAGACCAAAAAGGCTCGGTTTGTAG